A stretch of Crossiella cryophila DNA encodes these proteins:
- a CDS encoding helix-turn-helix transcriptional regulator yields MRADRLVATLLLMQARGRVTAAELAAELEVSVATARRDLESLSTAGIPVYPQPGRGGGWSLVGGARTDLSGLSSAEAQALFLLVGPAAAVSGEAKAALRKLVRALPSTFRADAEAAADATMIDSTRWGERDRQRPAMVELLQSAVVRRRKVRLNYTSGARERSERLVEPWGLVDKDDIWYLLAGTDKGQRTFRVERIVEAVVTEEPADRPDDFALAAAWDKVVGEVEQKRSRTWATVVIESRFVSVLRNQFGRHCEVDEERDGRSRVRLGAPTALDLARNLAGWGTMIEVLEPVAVQAELARIGAELAGRYAT; encoded by the coding sequence ATGCGCGCTGACCGACTTGTGGCCACCCTGCTGCTGATGCAGGCCCGGGGCCGGGTGACCGCGGCCGAGCTGGCCGCGGAGCTGGAGGTGTCGGTGGCCACCGCCCGCCGGGACCTGGAATCGCTGTCCACGGCGGGCATCCCGGTGTACCCGCAACCCGGCCGCGGTGGTGGCTGGTCGCTGGTCGGCGGGGCCAGGACCGATCTCAGCGGGCTCTCCTCGGCCGAGGCGCAGGCATTGTTCCTGCTGGTCGGACCAGCCGCGGCGGTCTCCGGGGAGGCGAAGGCGGCGTTGCGGAAGCTGGTGCGGGCGTTGCCGAGCACCTTCCGTGCGGACGCCGAGGCGGCGGCCGACGCCACGATGATCGACTCGACCCGCTGGGGTGAGCGGGACCGGCAGCGGCCGGCGATGGTGGAGCTGTTGCAGTCCGCGGTGGTGCGCCGTCGCAAGGTGCGGTTGAACTACACCAGCGGCGCGCGGGAACGTTCCGAACGCCTGGTCGAGCCGTGGGGGCTGGTCGACAAGGACGACATCTGGTACCTGCTCGCGGGCACGGACAAGGGGCAGCGGACCTTCCGGGTGGAGCGGATCGTCGAGGCCGTGGTCACCGAGGAACCCGCCGACCGGCCGGATGACTTCGCGCTGGCCGCCGCCTGGGACAAGGTGGTGGGTGAGGTGGAGCAGAAGCGGTCCCGGACCTGGGCGACGGTGGTGATCGAGTCGCGGTTCGTTTCGGTGCTGCGCAACCAGTTCGGGCGGCATTGCGAGGTCGACGAGGAGCGCGACGGGCGGTCGCGGGTGCGGCTGGGCGCGCCGACGGCGCTGGATCTGGCGCGCAACCTGGCGGGCTGGGGCACCATGATCGAAGTGCTGGAACCCGTTGCGGTGCAGGCGGAACTGGCCCGGATCGGCGCCGAGCTGGCCGGGCGGTACGCCACCTGA
- a CDS encoding VOC family protein has product MLRGLTTHNFFAEDVTAAVAWYTELLGVQPYFERRLDGKPAYIEFRIGDYQHELGILDRRFAPPGAGATGGTLTYWAVDDIESAYQRLLDLGGTAQQGPTEHGPGFVTASVIDPFGNILGIMFNQHYLNVLAGQAGE; this is encoded by the coding sequence ATGCTGCGAGGTCTCACCACCCACAACTTCTTCGCCGAGGACGTCACGGCCGCCGTCGCCTGGTACACCGAACTCCTCGGCGTCCAGCCCTACTTCGAACGCCGGCTCGACGGCAAACCCGCCTACATCGAGTTCCGCATCGGCGACTACCAGCACGAACTCGGCATCCTGGACCGCCGCTTCGCTCCGCCCGGCGCCGGCGCCACCGGCGGCACCCTGACCTACTGGGCCGTCGACGACATCGAGTCCGCCTACCAGCGCCTGCTCGACCTGGGCGGCACCGCGCAGCAGGGTCCGACCGAACACGGCCCCGGCTTCGTCACCGCCTCGGTGATCGACCCCTTCGGCAACATCCTGGGCATCATGTTCAACCAGCACTACCTCAACGTGCTCGCCGGCCAGGCGGGGGAGTGA
- a CDS encoding S1 family peptidase: MGGLANAAPAGDVDPLIVGGTTTTTEAHPWTVAVFHSNREHCGGTLIAPNKVLTAAHCTDGDPASRFSVVAGRTDMRTTKGVVARVTKYWQHPGFRSVEQGDDVAVLTLDRNLEHKTLPLVTSADTGLYRAGTVTTTLGWGDIRPGGPSSPVLRKVDVPLTSDANCKAAYSEYNATSMVCAGLPEGGKDSCQGDSGGPLVTAGKLVGVVSWGEGCAQAGKPGVYARVISYLDLIKQQLR, encoded by the coding sequence ATGGGCGGTCTGGCCAACGCCGCCCCCGCCGGTGACGTCGATCCCCTGATCGTCGGCGGCACCACGACCACCACCGAGGCCCATCCCTGGACGGTCGCGGTGTTCCACAGCAACCGCGAGCACTGCGGTGGCACCCTGATCGCGCCCAACAAGGTGCTTACCGCGGCGCACTGCACCGATGGTGATCCGGCCTCGCGGTTCTCCGTGGTCGCCGGGCGCACCGACATGCGCACCACCAAGGGGGTGGTGGCCAGGGTGACCAAGTACTGGCAGCACCCTGGTTTCCGGTCGGTGGAACAGGGTGACGACGTCGCGGTGCTGACTCTGGACCGCAACCTGGAGCACAAGACCCTGCCGCTGGTGACCTCGGCGGACACCGGGCTGTACCGGGCCGGCACCGTCACCACCACGCTGGGCTGGGGCGATATCCGGCCTGGCGGGCCGTCCTCGCCGGTGTTGCGGAAGGTGGACGTGCCGCTGACCAGCGATGCCAACTGCAAGGCCGCCTACAGCGAGTACAACGCCACCTCGATGGTCTGCGCCGGTCTGCCCGAGGGCGGCAAGGACTCCTGTCAGGGTGACTCCGGCGGTCCGCTGGTCACCGCGGGCAAGCTGGTCGGCGTGGTGTCCTGGGGCGAGGGTTGTGCCCAGGCCGGGAAGCCCGGTGTGTACGCGCGGGTGATCAGTTACCTGGATCTGATCAAGCAGCAGCTCAGGTGA
- a CDS encoding YdeI/OmpD-associated family protein, which produces MNTFTAPTTEDWRTWLTAHSQSESEIWLIIQHKDSPTPSPRYHEAIEQALCFGWIDSHHRKHDPTSSRLRFTPRKPRSTWSRLNRDRAATMIERGLMTPPGQAMIDLAKSTGTWQPPTTPPADLHTQLDRNPLARNHFDQFPPSSKRLILDWIASAKRPDTRQRRIEQTVSLAAINLRANHPSPRPSPHSRQGAGARPARPRTGELT; this is translated from the coding sequence ATGAACACTTTCACCGCGCCAACCACCGAGGACTGGCGAACCTGGCTGACCGCCCACAGCCAGTCCGAGTCCGAGATCTGGCTGATCATCCAGCACAAGGACAGCCCCACCCCCAGCCCGCGCTACCACGAGGCCATCGAACAGGCCCTCTGTTTCGGCTGGATCGACAGCCACCACCGCAAACACGACCCCACCAGCTCCCGCCTGCGCTTCACCCCACGCAAACCCCGCAGCACCTGGAGCAGGCTCAACCGGGACCGCGCCGCCACCATGATCGAACGCGGCCTGATGACCCCACCCGGCCAAGCCATGATCGACCTGGCCAAGTCCACCGGAACCTGGCAACCCCCGACCACCCCACCCGCGGACCTACACACCCAACTCGACCGCAACCCCCTGGCCCGCAACCACTTCGACCAGTTCCCACCCTCCTCGAAACGCCTCATCCTGGACTGGATAGCCAGCGCCAAACGCCCGGACACCAGACAACGCCGCATCGAGCAAACCGTGTCACTGGCCGCGATCAACCTTCGCGCCAACCACCCCAGCCCCCGCCCCAGTCCCCACTCCCGCCAGGGCGCCGGTGCGCGGCCAGCACGACCGCGCACCGGAGAACTCACCTGA
- a CDS encoding LuxR C-terminal-related transcriptional regulator: MGIVDETLARYGIRGILESAPDLRVVGEAGDGATAVRLARQQRPQVLLTDLRMPGEDGLSAIEAVREQVPETAVVALIALEQADHGHRAVGWGAGGFVDRAAGTGEFASRASGTGTDMGTGMGTGTGTGTGEFGHRVAGAGGSGHHARCAGAGGFANLAAGAGEFGRPVSGTGVDEAGCPSAGTGASEFRCQTAGAGVSEAGYQGVGVGGVARQGACGGKAGFGHQAAAAGAGGSGYWGAGEFERPALSTGLGETGCRVAGADVGESGHRVACAGGSEQQSGCAGGSGHQVACARGVGHEVACTRGVGHQAACTCGVGHRAAGEAGRWGVGGLAGRGGCGDTAEFVYRAVRAGVAGFVVKDGGPGELLYAVRVVADGEAILSPRLTRLVLAQFSRVDPGRFAQAYRLLGQLSAREREVLALVARGASNVAIGVALRVSESTIKSHLSRVMAKIGCANRVQAAMIARDGGLVS; this comes from the coding sequence GTGGGCATCGTCGACGAAACCCTGGCCCGGTACGGCATCCGCGGGATCCTGGAAAGCGCGCCGGATCTGCGGGTGGTGGGCGAGGCCGGGGACGGCGCGACCGCGGTGCGGCTGGCCAGGCAACAGCGACCGCAGGTGCTGCTGACGGATCTGCGGATGCCCGGTGAGGACGGGTTGTCCGCGATCGAGGCGGTCCGGGAGCAGGTGCCGGAGACCGCGGTGGTGGCGTTGATCGCGCTCGAGCAGGCCGATCATGGGCACCGGGCGGTGGGCTGGGGCGCGGGCGGGTTTGTGGACCGGGCTGCGGGCACAGGCGAGTTCGCGAGCCGGGCTAGCGGCACCGGCACCGACATGGGCACGGGCATGGGCACGGGCACGGGCACGGGCACGGGCGAGTTTGGGCATCGGGTTGCGGGCGCGGGCGGATCCGGACACCACGCGAGGTGCGCTGGGGCGGGCGGATTCGCGAACCTGGCCGCGGGTGCGGGCGAGTTCGGGCGGCCTGTCTCGGGCACCGGCGTGGACGAGGCCGGGTGCCCGAGTGCGGGCACTGGCGCGAGTGAGTTCAGGTGCCAGACTGCGGGCGCTGGTGTAAGCGAGGCCGGGTACCAGGGCGTGGGTGTGGGCGGGGTAGCACGGCAGGGTGCTTGTGGTGGCAAGGCCGGGTTTGGGCATCAGGCTGCGGCTGCGGGCGCCGGGGGATCCGGGTACTGGGGCGCGGGCGAGTTCGAGCGGCCTGCCTTGAGCACCGGTCTGGGCGAGACCGGGTGCCGGGTTGCGGGCGCGGATGTGGGTGAGTCCGGGCATCGGGTCGCGTGTGCTGGCGGGTCCGAACAACAATCGGGGTGCGCTGGTGGATCCGGACATCAAGTGGCGTGCGCACGTGGGGTCGGGCACGAGGTGGCGTGCACACGCGGGGTCGGACACCAGGCGGCGTGCACTTGCGGGGTCGGACACCGCGCGGCAGGTGAGGCTGGGCGCTGGGGTGTGGGTGGGTTGGCGGGGCGGGGTGGTTGTGGGGACACGGCTGAGTTTGTGTATCGGGCTGTGCGGGCTGGTGTGGCTGGGTTTGTGGTCAAGGATGGTGGGCCTGGGGAGTTGCTCTATGCGGTGCGGGTGGTGGCTGACGGGGAGGCGATCTTGTCGCCGCGGCTGACCCGGTTGGTGTTGGCGCAGTTCAGCAGGGTTGATCCGGGGCGGTTTGCGCAGGCCTATCGGTTGTTGGGGCAGTTGAGTGCTCGGGAACGTGAAGTGCTCGCGTTGGTGGCTCGGGGGGCGTCGAATGTGGCTATTGGGGTGGCGTTGCGGGTTAGTGAGAGCACGATCAAGAGCCATCTCAGTCGGGTGATGGCCAAGATCGGGTGTGCTAATCGGGTGCAGGCGGCGATGATCGCTCGGGATGGGGGGCTGGTGTCCTGA